In a single window of the Pseudodesulfovibrio profundus genome:
- a CDS encoding RNB domain-containing ribonuclease, with product MAKKTILGPTIRPGTVVEFMHGDQPQLAWVLEDISGKLRIITINKREMKLPAARLLPWHGPVLNAEANRQEIQDILNSHQERRGEIQASLDVMELWDLSQGELESAPLTWFADLLWEEPDADQLAALGRGMLNAKTHFKFRPPNFEIWSAEQVELKLQQKAEEKAREAITSAGQVLLQELWSAFNQGRKPNPPAIDDELSKSLAGILRRKVGDTLDENERKIWTAISKGLPDTPHIALLLSQTWGILPPHHNYLLDEAEYEWGNEWSESFSSEISELETRLSNHQHEIESEDFVSIDAITTKDIDDAFRIESTSNGYKVSIALARPNIHWEFGSPLDRAVFNRATSLYLPEGDTHMLPEQLGTGLYSLLAGEDRPALITDFELDSSGNLLSVSPRQAWIRVAANITYESAQQAILDKSDASLVLAHELAEKLMARRIEAGACVIRKPEPVVKVEGEGAQSSITIELKESSPYSELVVSEFMILANAGLALWAADNTIPLLHRTQDIALPQESAGIFTEPAEILRAVRLLLPPILETTPKRHAALAVPAYAPITSPLRRYTDFINMEQVCSYLTDGTPRLSLEELDKLATSLGLRIKTVSTVQRFRPRYWKLVYLAKRRKQLQSAVLVDDNGPMATLAMPHLQVNVRAPKKLLGDKLYPGQQFQINFSRIDPLTNEIRIAEALEE from the coding sequence ATGGCGAAAAAAACGATTCTCGGCCCCACTATCCGTCCCGGAACTGTTGTGGAATTCATGCACGGCGACCAACCTCAGCTTGCCTGGGTGCTGGAAGATATCTCCGGCAAACTCCGCATAATAACCATCAACAAGCGTGAGATGAAACTCCCCGCAGCCCGCCTGCTGCCTTGGCATGGGCCCGTTCTCAACGCAGAGGCCAACCGTCAGGAAATACAGGACATCCTGAATTCTCATCAGGAAAGACGCGGTGAAATCCAGGCCAGTCTGGATGTCATGGAGCTGTGGGACCTCTCTCAGGGAGAGCTGGAATCCGCGCCATTGACATGGTTTGCCGATCTACTGTGGGAAGAGCCTGACGCAGACCAGTTGGCCGCACTGGGACGTGGCATGCTCAACGCCAAGACACATTTCAAATTCCGCCCGCCCAATTTCGAGATATGGTCCGCTGAACAGGTGGAACTGAAGCTCCAACAGAAGGCCGAAGAAAAAGCTCGCGAAGCGATCACATCCGCCGGTCAGGTTTTGCTGCAGGAACTATGGTCCGCCTTCAATCAGGGCCGCAAGCCCAATCCTCCGGCAATCGACGACGAGTTATCCAAAAGCCTGGCAGGCATTCTGCGACGTAAAGTCGGCGATACACTCGATGAAAATGAACGTAAAATTTGGACAGCCATAAGCAAGGGATTGCCCGACACACCGCATATTGCTCTCCTTCTTTCACAGACATGGGGCATTCTTCCTCCACATCACAACTACCTTCTTGATGAAGCTGAGTATGAATGGGGAAACGAATGGTCTGAATCGTTCTCTAGTGAAATCAGTGAATTGGAAACACGACTTTCTAATCACCAGCATGAAATCGAAAGTGAAGACTTTGTCAGCATCGATGCCATCACGACCAAAGATATAGATGACGCCTTCCGGATTGAATCGACTTCGAATGGGTACAAGGTATCCATTGCCCTTGCCCGTCCAAATATTCACTGGGAGTTTGGCTCTCCTCTGGATCGAGCGGTCTTCAATCGCGCCACATCGCTCTACCTTCCTGAAGGCGATACCCACATGCTTCCCGAGCAACTGGGAACCGGGTTGTACAGCCTGCTGGCCGGAGAGGATCGCCCTGCGCTGATTACCGATTTTGAGCTTGATTCATCAGGCAATCTGCTGTCAGTCTCGCCCCGTCAGGCATGGATACGCGTTGCTGCCAACATTACCTACGAGAGCGCGCAGCAAGCCATCCTCGACAAGAGCGACGCGTCCCTCGTGCTTGCCCATGAGCTGGCAGAAAAGCTCATGGCTCGTCGCATTGAGGCCGGAGCCTGTGTTATCCGAAAGCCCGAGCCGGTGGTCAAAGTCGAAGGTGAAGGTGCGCAATCATCCATCACCATAGAACTGAAAGAGTCGTCCCCCTACTCGGAGTTGGTTGTCAGTGAATTCATGATTCTCGCCAATGCCGGCTTGGCTCTGTGGGCCGCGGACAATACAATACCACTGCTTCATCGCACGCAGGATATTGCCCTGCCGCAGGAATCTGCTGGAATCTTTACGGAGCCTGCCGAGATACTCCGGGCTGTCCGTCTTCTGCTTCCGCCGATTCTGGAGACCACACCCAAACGCCATGCAGCACTGGCCGTTCCAGCATATGCACCCATTACCTCTCCATTGCGGCGCTACACCGACTTCATCAACATGGAGCAGGTTTGCTCCTACCTGACAGACGGCACCCCCCGATTGTCGCTTGAGGAGTTGGACAAGCTCGCGACCAGTCTCGGCCTGCGCATCAAAACCGTCAGTACGGTTCAGCGTTTCAGACCGCGATACTGGAAGCTGGTGTACCTCGCCAAAAGACGCAAGCAGTTGCAGTCTGCCGTCCTTGTAGATGATAATGGCCCCATGGCAACCCTTGCCATGCCGCATCTGCAGGTGAATGTTCGTGCGCCGAAAAAACTGCTGGGTGACAAGCTCTACCCCGGTCAGCAATTTCAAATCAACTTTTCGCGCATCGATCCATTAACCAATGAGATTCGTATAGCCGAGGCTCTCGAAGAGTAG
- the plsY gene encoding glycerol-3-phosphate 1-O-acyltransferase PlsY, with protein MEIIVWPILAFVLGSIPFGLLIAQKLCDIDPRTAGSKNTGATNIARLCGLKYGIATLLLDVAKGFVPVLMAAAWVENDFALSFTVLGAIFGHAYSCFMQFKGGKAVATTIGAFLAVSPWGTIFSAAVCLGMVALSGHVSMGSLTLALALPFFMLVTGNVAFVPAALVVMVLLFWRHKENIHRLARGEENPWLKPKV; from the coding sequence ATGGAAATAATCGTCTGGCCTATTCTCGCATTTGTTCTCGGTTCCATCCCGTTCGGGCTGCTTATCGCCCAAAAACTGTGCGATATTGATCCCCGTACTGCCGGGAGCAAGAACACCGGTGCTACCAATATAGCCCGCCTCTGCGGTTTGAAATACGGCATCGCCACCCTGCTACTCGACGTAGCCAAGGGCTTTGTTCCCGTTCTCATGGCAGCCGCTTGGGTGGAGAACGATTTCGCCCTCAGCTTCACTGTTCTGGGCGCCATTTTCGGCCACGCCTATTCCTGCTTCATGCAGTTCAAGGGCGGCAAGGCCGTAGCAACCACCATTGGAGCCTTCCTTGCCGTGTCCCCCTGGGGAACCATTTTTTCCGCAGCAGTCTGCCTCGGCATGGTCGCCCTTTCCGGTCATGTATCAATGGGCTCGCTGACCCTGGCGCTGGCTCTGCCCTTTTTCATGCTGGTCACCGGCAATGTGGCATTCGTCCCGGCCGCTCTGGTTGTTATGGTTTTGCTCTTCTGGCGCCATAAGGAAAACATCCACCGACTTGCTCGCGGCGAAGAGAACCCCTGGTTGAAGCCCAAGGTATAA
- a CDS encoding SemiSWEET transporter codes for MEIIGIVAGCCTTASFLPQVVRTWKTKSVEDISLRMYLLLCLGVFLWLVYGLLVESIAVILANAVTLVLALAVLVMKIRYRGVSVKSINRNP; via the coding sequence ATGGAAATTATTGGCATCGTCGCAGGGTGTTGTACTACAGCCTCATTCCTTCCTCAGGTTGTGCGAACATGGAAAACCAAGTCGGTTGAGGACATCTCTTTGCGGATGTACCTGCTGCTGTGCCTTGGTGTTTTTCTTTGGCTCGTTTACGGACTTCTGGTCGAATCCATAGCGGTTATACTGGCCAATGCGGTGACATTGGTACTCGCTTTGGCTGTTCTTGTCATGAAGATTCGATATCGAGGTGTTTCCGTCAAATCAATCAATCGTAATCCTTGA